A window of candidate division KSB1 bacterium contains these coding sequences:
- a CDS encoding type II toxin-antitoxin system HicB family antitoxin, with protein sequence MITEYIDEALKRAHYEKINDQEPFYGEVKELKGVWASGITLEECRENLKEVIEGWILLGIKKGLSIPKLGEINIVNLTEEKVND encoded by the coding sequence ATGATAACAGAATATATTGATGAAGCTTTGAAAAGAGCTCATTATGAAAAAATCAACGATCAGGAACCATTTTATGGTGAAGTTAAAGAATTAAAAGGCGTATGGGCCAGTGGTATTACATTAGAAGAATGTCGTGAGAATCTAAAAGAAGTTATTGAAGGCTGGATATTACTTGGCATTAAAAAAGGCTTATCAATTCCCAAATTGGGAGAAATTAATATTGTTAACCTGACAGAAGAAAAAGTTAATGACTAA
- a CDS encoding type II toxin-antitoxin system HicA family toxin: MTKLAPVKNREFIKKLKKAGFDGPYAGGKHLYMIRGDLGLTIPNPHKNEIGVALLRRILQQADILPEEWNQL; encoded by the coding sequence ATGACTAAACTTGCCCCTGTTAAAAATAGGGAATTTATTAAAAAGCTCAAAAAAGCTGGATTTGATGGGCCATATGCGGGTGGAAAGCATTTGTATATGATCCGCGGAGATCTTGGATTGACGATTCCTAATCCACACAAAAATGAGATAGGTGTTGCACTTTTAAGACGGATACTACAACAAGCAGATATATTACCAGAGGAATGGAATCAGTTGTAG